The sequence below is a genomic window from Tachysurus vachellii isolate PV-2020 chromosome 2, HZAU_Pvac_v1, whole genome shotgun sequence.
AGTGTCATTTATTCCTGTAATTAaagctgtattttcagcattttcagcacttttttgtgttttagagaacttgtttttgtatttgactGTTTCAGGCATGAATTCAATCCATTTCTGAAATGGAACTTCAAGTCCAGGAATCTTTTGGTATGGGGGAAAGGGACCCTGGCTCAAAATCTGTGTCATCACTACTGCCACTTGTTTCATGATCACCTTCATGAGTAAATCCTAAAGCAGTGCAGATGTTTAATTTAACAAAGGTGTATAGAGCCTTTTCAGTGATCATGTTTTCTAGCTGCTTACTAAGCTCTGTCCAGATACTCTGATTAGGCGTAGCTATATTGCCATTTTGGACTATGGCATCTTTTGCTGAACACAAGACGGTGAAAATGCAATTCCTGTTGGTTTCTTGGGCATCTGGGATAAGCAAAACATAATTACCCACTTAAATAATCCTGACTCAAAAATGTCATGTACAGTTTAAACTTATTTTCATGCATTACTATATTGGTCTGAATAcatattatagtaataatatataaggattatatattatattaggtAATATGGTAATGTTGACCCCTAGATGtacaatgtattaaaaaaatctaacatgGGTCATATGTTCAATTGTAATTATAGCTTCATTAGCAGTATTATATTTGCAATGAAATTTCTGTTCAGTAAACATAGAAATAGTAAACCTATTCTTGAAGTTAACTAATAATGTTGTAATTGACAGTGATAAAACTTTGTACTTACACTGGCCAGAAATTTGATTTAGTAACGCCTTTTGTAGTTTGATTTGTATCTATCTTTTCTCAACGAACTCTACACTGATTTTCACAAGAGCATGTTGAACAGAAGTGTCACTTGTGCCTAGTGGTGGCAGTGAAGTGTAGCAGATAAtccttgtaaataaaataaaaagtcaggAGAGACCAGGGAAGTAAAGATAATTGATTGTGATTGattgaggtagttcggataagcggtagaaaatgaatgaattaatgaatgaatgaattgtttaaTAGTCTTGACAGTTGAGTTGTTGTTCTATTAAAACATCTTTACTAACATGAAATATGTTGGTGAGAGATTGAACAAATGACAAACCTGAAATAAAATAGTCACTGCTCATGAATCATAAATTTTTTACCAGCTAAATGATCTATTTTAATCTATTAGTATTGCAATACCAGCATTGATAACCCACCTATAATGTTCAATATTAAAACACCGgcacaaaccagcacaaacgaaGCACAAACGACCGTTTTTGTTGAATTTGGAGCAGGTGGGGGCTGAGTGAATGACCacctaataaaatgtttaatatttaataaaccgaAACAGCACAAACGAGAGTTTCACCGgcacaaaccagcacaaacgaaGCACAAATGAATGAGAccgtttttgtttaatttggaGCAGGTGGGGGGCTGAGTGGCCTTAGAATGAACCACCTAATAAAATGTCTAATATTATAAAAACCGAAACAGCACAAGCGAAACTTTTAGCAGCACAAACCAATTTGGAGCAGGTGACTGAGCTTATTTGGAACTTTTAACTTATTCTAGATTCTGCCTAACCTGGAAACTGTTTTAGCTCCTCTACATAAACTGCATGTAAGGACACAAAGTGGAAATGGAAACTAGATCAAGATGCTGCATTCGCACATTCCAACGGACTGTTGCAATCTGCAGAAGTCTTAACCCATAATGGTGTGGGAGCAGTGCTATCTCACAAAAAGCTGAATAGAGAGACCTATAGGTTTCATGTCCCACACTCGAGTAACACAGCAAGAGGGCTTAGCAGTAATATTTGGAATTCAGAGGTTCCACAAGTATATTTATGGTGGTAGATTAACCATTGTAATGGACCATAAACCACTGTTGTCTTTGTTTCTTGAATTGAAAGCAGTGCCACAGACCCACAGATCCAGAGTCCAGAGGTAGGCAGTGTCCCTGCGGGCATATGAATATGAGATAATCCACAAACCAGGGAGACATCATGAAAATGCAGATGCTCTTAGTAAACTGCCTTTACCAGATTGAGGACAGAGGAAATAGAGGAGAGAGTGCTCATTTGAAGAATGCAGACATAACACTAGTGAAAGCACTGCAGGTGCGGGCATGTACAAACAAAGATTCAATTCTGGCTAGAGTTAGAGAGATGGTGCAGAAAGGGTGTCCACCAGACATGGAAGGGATTGAATTTAGGCTATACAGTATAAGGAAGCAAGATCTGAGTGTACAAATTGGTTGTGTGTTATGAGGAGCACGAGTCATTGTACCCTGATCAGGACAAAGAGACGTGTTTCAACAATTGCATCAGTATGGGGTGTCCCGGGTGATGGGTCTAGCATGAAGTTATGTGTGGTGGCCAAAGCTAGACCAGGATGTGGAGAACCTGGCAAAAATGTGTAATACATGCCTAGAGCAGTGACTGAATCCAGCAGTGGTCCAAATTCAACTCTGGGACTGGCCAGACAGGCCTTGGACGAGGTTGCATGGAGATTATGTGGGAACATTCATGGGAAGAATGTTTTTCATTCTCACTGACGCACATTCCAAGTGGATGGATGCATATTCTCTGAGTTcttcaacatcaaacaccacaaTTGATTGTCAAGGGATTAGTTTCAGTAACCATGGTTTACCATAACTTATAGCTTCAGATATTGGCACTTGTTTCAAGAGTGAGAAATTTGAGGATTTtctaaaaagaaatggaatacTTCATGTTACATCCGCTCCTTACCACACCACTAGCAATGTCTTAGCAGAAATGGTGGTAAAGACTTTTAAGGATATGTTGAGAAAATGCCCAGAGGGATCACTGAAAGCTAAGGTAGCTAGGATTTTATTCAGCTACAGACAGGCTTATATCCAGCAGAGACGGCGGATGGCAGAGTAGTCAGGCAGAGTAGTCAGATGGCATGTGGACCAAATCCATTGGAATGGAATGGTTACAGTGAGTTGcagttaatgttaaataattgtTGAGGCTCAGTGGAGTTCTTTGTGAAGGATGAGATGTATTAAAGTGAGTTTATGGTTCACCTATCCATTTGTCAGTGTGATCGCATATTAAGAAGAGAGCACAAATTAAGCAGTGGATTTGGCAGAAAAAAGACGTTTATTAGTTGTTAATATCTTCATGTGTTTGTCAATAAAGACATGTTGCAGGACTGTCGGTTCGGTGTTTCTATAAGTCTATAGCACAAACTCTCTGCTGTGAAGCCTAGATATTTTTCCTTATATGTTTTCTTCTGTTCCTGATCTTGCAGAGCTCTATTCACAAGATGGAGTAATCTGGATCAGAGAGTGTACAATATCACTGGTGTATCTCCAGAAATCATGGATCTTATAATCcgatacatgtacacacaggaCATTCAAATCACCACCGATAATGTGGAGACTCTCTTGGCCGCAGCCAGTTACCTGCTCATCCCAGACCTTGTACTGAGCTGCTGTGAATTCCTACAGGATCATCTCAGCCCGGATAACTGCTTAAGGATTTGGCAGTATGCAGATGCTAACTCATACAACGAGCTGCGAGATCAGGCCTACATGTACACGTTGCATCACTTCGAAAATGTCGTTTTTTCACCGTCCGGACATTTTCTGGAGCTGACCGTGGAGCAGCTCAGTGACATCCTGGAGCAGGATGAACTAAACATCAGGGAGGAGAAAACAGCCTTCCAGGCTGTATTCCTGTGGATCAGGCATGAGCCCAGCATCAGAAAGCAGCACATAGTGAACCTGCTGCCGAAGGTGAGTGTCAATACACACCAATACACTCAATAGACCATTTGTACAATACAAGTTTGAATGGAAATGAAACCAGGCAGTAGACACAGTTAGGGTTCCAGTGATAGCTAGAGCTAAGTTAAGCTAATTTTGTTGTTGCGGAAAAAAATGCACAAGAAGATTCTTTGGTCACAACATAATCTGAGCAATTTAGTAGTGTTAAATCTGAAGGGAAAGTTTGATTAAATATTCACTTGTCTAAAGTAACCAAAAAGGCAGCAAACTCACTGGACAGCTATAAACACATAGTGGTGATTGTAATAAACAATACATGCTAATGGGCAGAAAAACCTCGTTATTCTGATAACTTCTTGTTTTATAACAGGTATATATTATATCACAGTCTGCTGTAGTAATCAATCAGTATTTGGATCTTGTTCAGCTTTACGTGTGGAAAACAGTGAAAGAATTCAAATCCATTTCCATATTATTGTATAACCGTTCCTAATTTTGACCTATATTCTATCGAAAACTTCTGACCTTTCAGGTGCGGCTGGCTCTGGTGACTATGGAATACTTCCTggaatatataaagaaaaaccaGTTGGTCCGCAGCATGTGTGAGTGTCAACCCATCATAGCCCGTGCCATGAAGGCCATGTACTACTCCAAAGTGGCTGAGCCCATTACCAGACTCTCGGATCCATTTACCCGTCCAAGGCTCCCATATTCCATCTTGTTTGCCATCGGCGGATTCAGTGGCCCAACTACTACGAACGTTGTGGAAGCATATGACTCGAGGCTGGACAACTGGATTTGCATCTCCAGTAGAGAAGAGCGAGCTCGAGCGTATCATGGCACAGTGTTCCTGTATGGTTTGGTGTATGTTATTGGTGGTTTCAACAGCATGGAGTACTACAACACCATGTGCATATTTGATCCCCTGGATGGGACGTGGAACGAGGCAGCGCCCATGCATTCGCACCGCTGCTATGTTAGTGTGGCTGTACTGGACGGATTCATCTATGCCATGGGAGGCTTCAACGGGACTGTGAGGCTTAACACAGCTGAGCGTTATAATCCAAGCACCAATCAGTGGAGTCTCATCCCATCCATGCATGAGAAGCGAAGTGATGCCAGCGCTGCCACTTTAAATGGCAAGGTAAGCCTtcaattctcacacacactacagcacagtgaattggGGTCATAGGTCAGGATAAGTCCCGATACAGAACACTGGTACAaagagggttgagggcctttggttaaaaaatgaattcaaaCCCTTACATATTTAATGTTCCAGTCCCTAATGAGACCTGAAATCTGAAACTGGAGACACCAAGAACCTTGAtttatgtttgtcttttttggtTCCTTTAGATCTACATCTGTGGAGGCTTCAATGGAAATGAGTGTCATTTCACGGCTGAGTGTTTTGACCCTCATCATGATCAGTGGACACTGATCGTGCGGATGCACATGCGCAGGAGTGGCGTAGGCGTCATTGCGCTGAACAACCAATTGTTTGCTGTAAGAACTGAAAgtaacacacaggcacacaactGAAAATTTAAAACATGTGACCTATGTACTGATCTTTGGAGAGAAATTTTAAACGTaaacaaaaatgacatcttAAAATGAGACTGTGGTAAATGTGAAATTAATTCTATAAAAACTTGAATTAAATGAAGTTTATGTTATTGTTCTGTAAGTGATGGGATGGAGACGTTTTCCTTTTTGTACTGTTTATGCTCATTTATTCCTTCATACTCACAGAAGGAAATCTGATGTTTTGTAGATCGGTGGTTTTGATGGAGACAGTCGTACGCAGAGCATCGAGGCCTTTAACCTTCATACCAACTCCTGGAAGATTCTATCCCCCATGTTTAACCCACGCAGCAACTTTGGCATCGAGGTAACAAACCTGGTGTTAATACAAGACTTAGACCCAACTCCAAACCCTGGAGTAAATGAACTATAACCCATCTACTGTCTACCCCTtcaccttctctttcttcttttaggTGATGGATGGTTGCGTGTACGTGATTGGTGGCTACAACGGTGAAGGCACAACCTCCAGATGCGAATACTACGATGTGTATAAAGACGAGTGGTATGAGACGCCTACTGTCAATTCCAGAGATCTGGGGTTCTgtaattaatcttttttataGGAGAAACTAAacgagatgtgtgtgtatatcttgTAATTCTTCAGTGTCTTAAACTGAACCCCAGGATAAATGTGATGTTGTGATGATAATTAAACACTGAAACATCACAAACGCGTTGATTTCCTGCAGGTTCGACATCCAGGACATGAACATTTCCCGCAGCGCAGTCAGCTGCTGTGTGGTTTCTGGGCTTCCCAACGTCACTGACTACACCACAGAACGTGATGGTTTTCTCTAGATGCACAGCTTTTATTATTCACCTCTTCCACCTTAGGACTATTTTTAAGCCTCTTTTTTGAAAACGACATGCTCAATTATGAATGAGTATATCTCAAAAATTACAgagtgtatttgaataattctgatattaaataaaaggaacaactgagattaaaataattatatatattacccGGTCAGAGTAAGAGAAGCTGGAACACAGCAAAAATTTATTTCTGCCTGACCACATTTACCAATTCTAAAGAGAATATCTCTATGAATTCATTTATCTGAAGGCCTAAACACtcaataaatctattttataacatCTCACTATTAACTGTTTCAATACTGATTTATCTACTGTGTATCAGAGATATTATAGAGAGGTTTTTGTAGAAGGATGTCTAGCCAGACTCTCCTGTGTGCCATGATGGCACGTTGAAAATCTTGGTAATGCTTTATAATAACTGCACACTATTAAGCATTAGTAAATAGTTCATGAGTCAATAGTGAGTAATAGTTTATGATTAATTCAGCTAGTTAAAAACCAGCTCATCTAAAGCGAGGACTATCTATGCCTTGTAAAGCAGTTGTAAAGGAGTTTTAAAGGCTTAGTTAACTTCTCAActgaagtaattatactgacgtACTTGTCCCTTAGTGACACGTTTTCGGAtcgcgtaggaaacccttccgcTTTCCCACTAAGGAATGTGTCTTAATTGGCAAAGGTTCatgttgaaaacacaagatcaactatcacagttggtcttaccttgaacgcaggtgtccttcgaagtcccgtcggtcttctaacaaaggatcctctcCAACGTCTTCTACTTattctattgtttgaatctttaaatgaaggaggcagacttagacctttttgtcttttcaggatcctcacaatggagattatttcttgtttttattaaaagtagtgtaatacaaataggtgtgtgtaatatatgtaaaataaaaagaaaattacaaataaaaactccttcaaataatcaaacagtattagaataagtaaaaggtattaagatgcaaagattataacaaaccaagaaacactctccaagtgtaaactTGCGTTTGTTCTATGATGCACCTAAAGTATAACATGCACAATGCTGTCtacaatagaatgcacacacactgtgattCAAGGCgggcttttatactttttttttaataattactgtGGCCAGTTGGATTTGGCTGTCAGGTTTGGTTGGCTTTGTGCCTTTTAGACGGCTACCAtcttatttcacacacacatctcggTTACCAAACATATCTCGCCGTCGACTCTGTGTGCACTACTAATGTGCACTACtacatcacctggtatccttcaccatcactctccctaccctacctaaaactacctctcaccccc
It includes:
- the LOC132857934 gene encoding kelch-like protein 10 is translated as MESEISEDRKLCSLLNEMRLDGSLCDAVLRVDEVDFKVHKNLLSAYSQHFRALFTRWSNLDQRVYNITGVSPEIMDLIIRYMYTQDIQITTDNVETLLAAASYLLIPDLVLSCCEFLQDHLSPDNCLRIWQYADANSYNELRDQAYMYTLHHFENVVFSPSGHFLELTVEQLSDILEQDELNIREEKTAFQAVFLWIRHEPSIRKQHIVNLLPKVRLALVTMEYFLEYIKKNQLVRSMCECQPIIARAMKAMYYSKVAEPITRLSDPFTRPRLPYSILFAIGGFSGPTTTNVVEAYDSRLDNWICISSREERARAYHGTVFLYGLVYVIGGFNSMEYYNTMCIFDPLDGTWNEAAPMHSHRCYVSVAVLDGFIYAMGGFNGTVRLNTAERYNPSTNQWSLIPSMHEKRSDASAATLNGKIYICGGFNGNECHFTAECFDPHHDQWTLIVRMHMRRSGVGVIALNNQLFAIGGFDGDSRTQSIEAFNLHTNSWKILSPMFNPRSNFGIEVMDGCVYVIGGYNGEGTTSRCEYYDVYKDEWFDIQDMNISRSAVSCCVVSGLPNVTDYTTERDGFL